In Leishmania panamensis strain MHOM/PA/94/PSC-1 chromosome 18 sequence, the following proteins share a genomic window:
- a CDS encoding hypothetical protein (TriTrypDB/GeneDB-style sysID: LpmP.18.0840) has product MSHLAFSSGQLPGVAGGTANAGGTGSALLPNITAELRGEFYPLLSTLASCKNNISTTYVMELFFTLVRFDAVLKEKERQLLVSTAQQLITRLLQQLQKVCHMRQLLDENERFVGELIERCSALECLCGARDGDDDSRTNDGEGTDDIVASGQALSRLQLEDNVVHRHGDGGETVRFMATTRAAGATAARRRPSSSAVYPSNAIGSQEPRRFSFDDGIDDITSRALTVQQSRQQRQHRAGLGGNVRSTSTATTEGGGATTPLSPPSSLCHRPLRLPPPLQQQSSSLRTTSRRSHTRHTHSAAATPRAQGTVTSPEQVASKTSDEDGGRVVTALENVAGTAAATDITPAVYSGVQHALQEHFRNNVRHTLTGSTLAVSSSLSELVQQPHQPLLRGVITPSSRSSERLETADGGVAEVDMDSAQQQPSLAMYPSLASSPGLVQRPFSSLCISNLPNSQSSAFLAATVPLATSSSNALGIEAGGALGLRMDNSLSAWCAPIAQEPVDTAKVWNRMFWRFLDGLTATGDLAVLLTLLDTRNPAQTEGAATLTAATNGISAVYKGSFGSNRSGPNAKRITANNAAAATDDAGGCRASLASSLGSAKCGVQPLIDALNSSGSYSQLLPAANVSRALKSTIAAVTGTVGVAGVADEALRGSIATKGEHMMDDGVEQQQQQHARRTPLSPKAQSPVPAGVLPSSDSRMNNTSFPMPLNLDDFVREEELRLHRDFWTHIPAILATLTEGVMYGGSHESAHPHKRNDSAPYGAGSSGEEVTSLQEIHSNSDYWDSVPRHGTTNESGRGDEEPQDLASSAGVTAAAVEDEANDNVLAELHLPSSEALQLLPIFSPLLRNYTGAVGQLMRSAPKYARSTQAQHACALAVVAAAAAQQQYQQAVLSPNPNDATASVGECPLEGGEDAGLAATVSTTSINVPLSNVRAGLTGTAAQESSVTHIQGLKDSQASPSGGDRRPGGGGAAAAAAGCGLNVNNPAPAEAVERGLLAAGSCTEVRAVDVVVYALVTALYVQCSMAVAMQQQERVHATAGATVDGKTSLSDGGRTPAGMLSPQGNWPFAGTSSGSSFAADVGLGTASGNNNASMFVEEDRVPVKGVPNVSLSNPDVGDASWRWSGGVGSGGGYSLNTSIGLPPNTLFHPHLYLLHPMALRTGSGGVGRAMGYVSNGSFHERQSYYLPQSHAHLQQQRQSPQLLRNFSFSTTYSPTDAALLVLRIAHERKSNGNGSGEGEGRPDSVGSDEPVVASAGLQPSLSPQAPCINLSSIEFTTQDIVACANSFSRVSLPSIMKMELQHLQEELRDTSHAVQRMEGQARGELALLLFRLLSIVLNWLMPAVYVADPRVWLFYRKWSCDLYRVLCTDVALLEEFRRLLNQSSVAVSSTTADVSGLQRRRGGSTRDAHRASQPKACSATSTPNISAPRDPLPSSGSGVAQSLPQTWSHSPGIPAGVSTVAADSGDYHDASTGYAAPEGAAGFTSGVVRYPCDSFSSPLADDALAATSASIKDAFSFILPGSSLAVSVSHETPPVQPGVLNMLAQEEVDRRGEAPADMASLRAAQALLSDEGTVVPLPCPFLITRLVAATLRGIDADIAESLLWVVGQAPVCDGAAGANTGSNVEDDAGGVPVDAHRSSNISGGTSGSGLVNNVEVGEGKLVVSGRHLGHAAHQTTSGHRLHAHYRSHCVRHHRSISADACVGGSTASATMGRYMVDSEEEDDDGGYGDHWYGVLERRKRDPMSPAPLQNHIISKNPKSRAASVTAIASPTLPHAIPQTPFIEPVTIGGPQPLFLPPQPPEGPTLMHHHRFRYPSVHGYDDVAGLYLSTLNDAELFLSPHDPVYASLVLSAADLHLHDLHDTATAASLVNAYLVDVGEEHIQGPVWGELPAAVTRTEGGGGAASPLNAAGDRPGTSSSARPAPGRGFSVTHALQGKTHNPTSPTRAPSVAPAVSSQSTPAPPPQQLPYVPMVIPSWNNEQEKEEFLATLLLLRQMQAFLSVAEMKTQTDVLES; this is encoded by the coding sequence ATGTCGCACCTCGCCTTTTCGTCTGGGCAGCTACCGGGCGTGGCCGGCGGCACTGCCAACGCAGGAGGCACTGGCTCTGCCTTGCTTCCCAACATCACGGCTGAGCTGCGCGGCGAGTTCTACCCGCTCCTCTCGACCCTCGCCAGCTGTAAGAACAATATCTCCACGACGTACGTGATGGAGCTCTTCTTCACTCTCGTCCGCTTTGACGCGGTACtaaaggaaaaggagcggcagctgctcgtgagcaccgcgcagcagctcatcacGCGCCTGCTGCAACAGCTGCAGAAGGTGTGTCACATGCGGCAGCTCCTCGACGAGAACGAGCGCTTTGTCGGAGAGCTTATCGAGCGGTGTAGTGCGCTGGAGTGCCTGTGCGGGGCCCgcgacggcgatgatgaCAGTCGCACGAACGACGGCGAGGGCACAGACGACATCGTCGCGAGTGGGCAGGCTTTGTCGAGACTTCAGCTAGAGGACAACGTCGTCCACAGGCACGGCGATGGCGGAGAGACGGTGCGCTTCATGGCCACGACGAGGGCGGCTGGAGCCACAGCGGCCCGTCGTCGCCCCTCGTCATCGGCTGTGTATCCCAGCAACGCCATCGGGAGTCAGGAACCGCGACGATTCTCGTTTGACGATGGCATCGACGACATCACGAGCAGGGCCTTGACGGTGCAGCAgtcacggcagcagcgacagcacagAGCAGGTCTCGGCGGCAACGTGCGATCAACATCGACAGCAACGacggagggaggcggagcaacgacacccctctctcccccctcttcgctttgcCACCGGCCTTTGCGccttcctccgccgctgcagcagcagagcagtAGTCTTCGCACCACCAGTCGTCGGAGTCACACtaggcacacccacagcgctgccgccacaccaCGTGCTCAGGGCACCGTCACCAGCCCCGAGCAGGTCGCCAGCAAAACGTCTGACGAAGATGGAGGACGGGTCGTAACAGCCTTGGAGAACGTTGCgggtacagcagcagcgacagatATTACACCTGCAGTGTACAGCGGGGTGCAGCACGCTCTCCAGGAGCACTTCCGCAACAATGTCCGGCACACTCTAACCGGCAGCACGCTCGCAGTGTCAAGCAGCCTGAGCGAGTTGGTTCAGCAACCGcatcagccgctgctgcgcggtgtCATAACACcaagcagtcgcagcagtgAGCGACTTGAGACGGCAGACGGTGGCGTTGCGGAAGTGGACATGGACTCAGCTCAGCAGCAACCGTCGCTAGCTATGTACCCTTCCCTGGCCTCCTCCCCTGGGCTGGTGCAGCGCCCCTTCTCATCCTTGTGCATCTCAAACCTTCCAAACTCCCAGTCAAGTGCCTTCCTCGCGGCAACAGTGCCCTTGGCAACGTCCTCGAGCAATGCCCTGGGCATCGAGGCAGGCGGGGCGCTTGGCCTGAGGATGGACAACAGCCTCTCGGCATGGTGCGCCCCAATAGCGCAGGAGCCGGTCGACACGGCGAAGGTGTGGAACCGCATGTTCTGGAGGTTTCTGGATGGGCTCACTGCCACTGGCGATCTAGCAGTGCTGCTCACACTGTTGGACACAAGAAATCCCGCGCAGACCGAGGGAGCCGCCACACTGACCGCTGCCACCAACGGCATTTCAGCCGTGTACAAGGGCTCCTTCGGAAGTAACAGGAGTGGCCCTAACGCAAAGCGCATCACAGCAAAcaacgctgcggcggcgaccgATGACGCGGGGGGGTGCCGTGCCAGCCTGGCGTCCAGCTTGGGCTCAGCTAAATGTGGGGTACAGCCACTTATAGACGCGCTCAATAGCAGCGGCAGCtactcgcagctgctgcccgcaGCGAACGTTTCTCGGGCGCTGAAGAGCACCATCGCCGCAGTCACGGGCACTGTCGGCGTCGCCGGAGTAGCAGATGAGGCACTGAGAGGCAGCATCGCTACCAAGGGTGAGCATATGATGGACGACGgggtcgagcagcagcaacagcagcacgcccgCAGAACACCGCTAAGCCCTAAAGCACAGAGCCCTGTTCCCGCAGGTGTTCTGCCGTCCTCTGACTCGCGTATGAACAACACCAGCTTCCCAATGCCTCTCAATTTGGACGACTTcgtgagggaggaagagttGCGGCTGCATCGAGACTTCTGGACACACATACCAGCCATCCTCGCGACGCTCACAGAAGGCGTCATGTACGGTGGCAGCCACGAAtccgcacacccgcacaagAGAAATGATAGCGCGCCGTATGGAgcaggcagcagtggtgaggAGGTGACTAGCCTGCAGGAAATTCACAGCAATAGTGATTACTGGGACTCCGTCCCTCGTCACGGTACCACCAATgagagtgggaggggagaTGAGGAGCCACAGGATCTGGCATCCAGTGCTGGCGTtacagctgcggcagttgAGGACGAAGCGAATGACAACGTACTCGCAGAGCTCCATCTACCGAGCTcggaagcgctgcagctactgcccatcttctcccctctcctgcgAAATTACACTGGTGCAGTGGGGCAGCTGATGCGCTCGGCACCGAAGTACGCACGCTCCACACAGGCCCAGCACGCTTGCGCGCTCGCTGTcgtggcagccgcggcagctcAACAGCAGTACCAACAGGCAGTCCTCTCCCCCAATCCCAACGACGCAACCGCTTCTGTTGGGGAGTGCCCACtggaggggggcgaggacGCTGggctcgccgccaccgtctctACCACCTCAATAAACGTGCCTCTGAGCAACGTACGTGCCGGACTAACTggcacggcagcgcaggAATCCTCTGTGACACACATACAGGGGCTGAAGGACAGCCAAGCATCGCCCAGCGGGGGCGACCGTCGACCtgggggcggtggtgcagcagcggcagcggcaggatgCGGTTTGAATGTCAATAACCCGGCACCTGCAGAAGCTGTAGAGCGTGGCCTTTTGGCGGCTGGGAGTTGCACAGAAGTTCGAGCGGTGGACGTCGTCGTTTACGCCCTTGTCACCGCTCTCTATGTCCAGTGTTCCATGGCGGtcgcgatgcagcagcaagaaCGCGTCCACGCAACAGCGGGGGCGACCGTCGACGGAAAGACCAGTCTCTCGGATGGTGGCCGCACGCCGGCTGGCATGCTCTCTCCGCAGGGGAACTGGCCCTTCGCGGGCACCTCATCCGGCTCCAGCTTTGCTGCCGACGTCGGCCTGGGCACGGCGAGTGGAAACAACAACGCCAGTATGTTTGTTGAGGAGGACCGTGTTCCGGTTAAAGGTGTTCCCAACGTCAGCCTGAGCAACCCTGACGTTGGTGACGCTAGCTGGCGGtggagcggcggcgtcggcagcggcggtggctacTCGCTCAACACGAGCATCGGCCTGCCACCCAACACGCTCTTTCATCCACACCTATACCTACTGCATCCCATGGCTCTGCGCACCGGTAGCGGAGGTGTTGGTAGGGCGATGGGCTACGTAAGCAACGGCTCTTTCCATGAGCGGCAAAGTTATTATTTACCGCAGTCGCATgcgcatctgcagcagcagcgacagtcGCCACAGCTTCTGCGCAACTTCTCGTTCAGCACGACGTACTCGCCAACGGATGCGGCGCTCTTGGTCTTGCGGATAGCGCATGAACGGAAGAgcaacggcaacggcagtggggaaggggaaggacgGCCAGACAGTGTCGGTAGCGATGAGCCTGTGGTGGCCAGCGCTGGCCTCCAGCCCTCACTTAGTCCCCAAGCACCGTGTATAAATCTATCCTCCATTGAGTTTACGACGCAGGATATCGTCGCCTGCGCCAACAGCTTCTCGCgtgtgtcgctgccgagCATCATGAagatggagctgcagcacctgcaagaggagctgcgcgataCCAGCCACGCTGTGCAGCGCATGGAGGGGCAGGCGCGAGGCGAGCTAGCcctgctcctcttccgcctcctGTCCATTGTCTTGAACTGGCTTATGCCTGCAGTGTACGTAGCCGACCCGCGTGTGTGGTTGTTTTACCGCAAGTGGTCCTGCGACCTATACCGGGTCTTGTGCACGGATGTCGCCCTACTGGAGGAATTCCGCAGGCTCCTGAATCAGAGCAGCGTGGCAGTGAGTAGCACGACGGCGGACGTGAGTGGTCTGCAGAGGCGACGGGGTGGGTCAACGAGGGATGCGCACAGGGCGAGTCAGCCCAAGGCATGCTCGGCGACAAGCACGCCGAACATCAGCGCTCCACGAGACCCACTGCCGTCCTCAGGTAGCGGGGTGGCGCAATCACTGCCACAGACTTGGTCACACTCGCCTGGCATCCCAGCAGGAGTAagcaccgtcgctgcagaCAGCGGTGATTACCACGACGCCAGCACGGGCTACGCAGCGCCTGAAGGGGCAGCGGGGTTCACAAGTGGTGTTGTGCGATACCCCTGCGACTCGTTTTCTTCGCCTCTGGCGGACGATGCCTTGGCGGCCACCAGTGCATCAATTAAGGACGCTTTCAGCTTCATCCTTCCAGGGTCCAGCCTCGCTGTTTCGGTCTCACATGAAACACCACCCGTGCAACCTGGTGTGCTGAACATGCTTGCCCAAGAAGAGGTGGATCGTAGAGGAGAGGCACCAGCCGATatggcgtcgctgcgcgctgcgcaggcgctgctgagtgaCGAGGGCACCGTCGTGCCGCTGCCATGCCCGTTCCTGATCACGCGTCTTGTGGCGGCGACCCTGCGCGGCATCGATGCGGACATCGCCGAGTCTCTTCTTTGGGTCGTTGGGCAAGCGCCTGTTtgtgacggcgctgccggggCGAATACCGGCAGCAAcgtcgaggacgacgccGGTGGCGTCCCGGTGGATGCGCATCGGAGCAGCAacatcagcggcggcaccagtGGAAGCGGACTTGTCAACAATGTAGAGGTAGGTGAGGGCAAGCTTGTTGTGTCTGGGCGGCACCTTGGACACGCGGCTCACCAAACTACCTCCGGCCACCGACTGCACGCGCACTACCGCAGCCATTGCGTTCGTCATCACCGAAGCATCTCCGCAGAtgcctgtgtgggtggaAGCACGGCTTCAGCGACCATGGGCCGCTACATGGTCGatagcgaggaagaggacgacgacggtggaTACGGCGACCACTGGTACGGCGTCCTCGAACGTCGAAAGAGGGACCCGATGTCGCCTGCTCCCCTGCAGAACCACATCATTTCCAAGAACCCGAAAAGTAGAGCTGCCAGTGTCACCGCGATTGCCTCCCCGACGCTTCCACACGCCATCCCTCAAACTCCTTTCATCGAGCCCGTTACCATCGGTGGCCCGCAGCCCCTGTTCCTCCCACCCCAGCCACCCGAAGGTCCCACGCTGATGCACCATCACCGTTTCCGCTATCCGTCCGTTCACGGCTACGATGACGTGGCGGGGCTGTATCTCAGCACGCTGAATGATGCAGAGCTGTTCCTCTCACCACATGATCCTGTGTACGCCTCGCTCGTACTGAGCGCCGCCGACCTGCACCTGCACGACTTGCACGacaccgccacggccgcctcgTTGGTGAACGCGTACCTGGTGGATGTTGGTGAGGAACACATTCAGGGACCGGTGTGGGGAGAGTTACCCGCCGCTGTGACCAGGAccgaaggcggcggtggtgcggcctCGCCGCTCAACGCCGCTGGAGATCGCCCTGggacctcttcttctgcccgTCCTGCACCCGGTAGGGGCTTCTCTGTGACACATGCGCTCCAAGGCAAAACACACAACCCAACCTCGCCAACCAGAGCCCCGAGCGTGGCACCGGCGGTTTCCTCTCAGTcgacgccggcgccgccaccgcagcagctgccgtacGTGCCGATGGTCATTCCGTCCTGGAACaacgagcaagagaaagaagagtTTCtcgcgacgctgctgctgctgcggcagatgCAGGCCTTTCTCTCCGTGGCGGAGATGAAGACGCAAACCGACGTGTTGGAGAGCTGA